In Actinopolymorpha sp. NPDC004070, the genomic window CCGGACGCGGCCGCAGCAGGCGGACGGAGCTGAAGGTGCCCGACACAGTGCGAGCTACCCGTCGGCCGGCCCCGAATAACCGCTGGCGGACCGGTAACCGCCCTGGTAGCGTCACCAGGCTTCCTGGGTGGCTCTCGAGTAATCCTCGAAGGATCGAATCGAACCGGACCTCTGCTCCGGGGCGGGACCCTCGTCGATGGCCGCCGATCTCTTCGTCCTCACGACCTCTTCGTCCTCACGACCAGAGGAGCCCAGGCCCTGATGGAGTCCGTCACCACCGCGGCCGGCCGGTCCGAAGCCGCCACCGCCCCTTCCCATCCCGACAGACCGTACGACCCAGAGCTACGGGCCGAGCGGGCCTTCCTCGACAGCGCCCGCGCGGCGCTGCGCCGCATGCACGCCGACGTCGTGGACACCGAGACGCCGTTGATCGGCGGCGAGGACAACGACGAACGCTTCACCAACGAGTCCAACCTCCGCGCCCGCTGGCTGCGCGCCCAGGCCCTGGTCGACCTGCCGGACGTGCCGCTGTTCTTCGGCCGGATCGACTACGACGCCGGGACCGTGTCGGAGGTGGCCGACCGGATCCACATCGGCCGCCGGCACGTCCACGACGAGGTGGGTACGCCACTGGTGATCGACTGGCGGGCGCGCGTCTCGGTGCCCTTCTACCGCGCCACCCGCAGCGACCGGCAGCGCGTCCACCGCCGTCGCCGCTACGGCTTCTCCGACGCCGCCGACCTGACCGCCTACGACGACGAGATCCTCGATGACACCGGCGCGGCCTCGGACCCCGGCGACGCCGGCGATGCGTTCCTGCGCGCGGAGATCGAGCGGCCGCGTATCGGCCCGATGCGCGACATCGTGGCCACCATCCAGCCCGAGCAGGACGATCTGGTTCGTGCGCCGCTGCAGCCGTCCATCTGCGTGCAGGGTGCACCGGGCACCGGCAAGACGGCGATCGGCCTGCACCGGATCGCCTATCTCCTCTACACCGAACGCGAACGCCTCAGCCGCGGCGGCGTCGTGATCGTCGGGCCGAACCGCTCGTTCCTGTCCTACATCCGCAAGGTGCTGCCCGCCCTCGGTGAGGTCGACGTACGCCAGACCACGGTCGAGGAGCTACTCGGCCAGACCGGCAGCACGGTCGCCGGAGACCCGCACGCAGACCAGCTCAAGGGCGACGCCCGGATGGCGGCGGTCCTGCTCCGCGCGCTGTGGCTGCACGTCGGTACGCCGACCGAGGGAATCCTGTACACGAAGGGATCCAACCGCTACCGCGTGCACGACTACACCGTCGCGGAGATCGTCCAGTCGCTGCGCGGTGCCACGAGGTACGCCCCCGGACGCAACTCCCTGGCCCAGCGGATCGCGCACGAGGTGCTGGTGCTGATGGAGCGCCGCGGCGAGTCACCCGACGATCGCGTCCAGAACGCCGTGGCCCGGTCGCGGCCGATCAAGGCGCTGGTCGACCAGGTGTGGCCGAAGGTGACACCGGAGCAGGTGTTGTTCCGGCTGCTGTCGGACCCGGACTTCCTGGCAACTGCCGCCGGCACCGACCTCACCGCGGAGGAGCAGGCAGCCCTGGCCTGGGCCAAGCCCGCGCGGTCGGTGAAGT contains:
- a CDS encoding AAA family ATPase — encoded protein: MESVTTAAGRSEAATAPSHPDRPYDPELRAERAFLDSARAALRRMHADVVDTETPLIGGEDNDERFTNESNLRARWLRAQALVDLPDVPLFFGRIDYDAGTVSEVADRIHIGRRHVHDEVGTPLVIDWRARVSVPFYRATRSDRQRVHRRRRYGFSDAADLTAYDDEILDDTGAASDPGDAGDAFLRAEIERPRIGPMRDIVATIQPEQDDLVRAPLQPSICVQGAPGTGKTAIGLHRIAYLLYTERERLSRGGVVIVGPNRSFLSYIRKVLPALGEVDVRQTTVEELLGQTGSTVAGDPHADQLKGDARMAAVLLRALWLHVGTPTEGILYTKGSNRYRVHDYTVAEIVQSLRGATRYAPGRNSLAQRIAHEVLVLMERRGESPDDRVQNAVARSRPIKALVDQVWPKVTPEQVLFRLLSDPDFLATAAGTDLTAEEQAALAWAKPARSVKSAKWSPAGLVLLDELTDLIERRAGSLGHLVVDEAQDLSAMQLRALGRRCRTGSATVLGDLAQATSPATTGSWEQVFEHLEMPDTRLVELERGFRVPGEIIDFAARLLPTIAPALGRPTGFRSLPGALRVTSVTSVGRQGFLDSLADACRKALGGEGSVAMITADADVADIQAGLLDRGLPSALLGSADDAMETARLVCVPAMLAKGLEFDAVVVAEPARIVAAEPRGMARLYVVLTRAVTSLHVVHAEPLPAELRDTEVRTGALA